Proteins from a genomic interval of Pseudoalteromonas aliena SW19:
- a CDS encoding LysR family transcriptional regulator, translating into MRFEQLEQFLALGVLRHFRQAAEQTKISTSALTRSIQTLEDEIGYKLVKRSTRSVKLTPEGELFLEYAQNTLCELELTKKRIFQSANGSPDEKLVIGYTNTASSIVPISCGQFLAQYPHVKIEMQLQEQHELSRKLQQGEIDISVYSQAVNSIGSDIHLPDQLILFVSNNHPLAHQNDISKRDLDKYPMFGCFSQSKQVQTMLNEAIDSLNKSSSIKVGNIDQVMVGLAKSDHFAIASIEHANTVAEHSELVQLKTNKDVSHEQLVVQTSQKTAVGEHVEHLLSLIKKAATAIT; encoded by the coding sequence GTGAGATTTGAACAATTAGAGCAATTTTTAGCGCTTGGCGTATTACGTCATTTTAGACAAGCAGCAGAGCAAACTAAAATAAGTACTTCAGCACTGACCCGCAGCATTCAAACTCTTGAAGATGAAATTGGATATAAATTAGTAAAGCGCTCTACTCGTTCAGTAAAACTGACTCCTGAGGGTGAACTTTTTCTTGAATACGCCCAAAACACCCTCTGTGAACTAGAGCTAACCAAAAAACGTATTTTTCAATCAGCTAATGGCAGCCCTGATGAAAAACTCGTGATTGGCTACACTAATACAGCAAGCAGTATAGTTCCTATTTCTTGTGGGCAATTTTTAGCACAATACCCTCATGTAAAAATAGAGATGCAACTGCAAGAGCAGCACGAACTTAGCCGTAAACTGCAGCAAGGTGAAATAGACATTAGTGTTTACTCCCAAGCAGTTAATAGCATAGGCAGTGATATACATTTACCAGATCAACTCATCTTATTCGTTTCTAATAATCACCCACTTGCTCATCAAAATGATATTAGTAAGCGTGACTTAGATAAATACCCTATGTTTGGCTGCTTTTCCCAATCAAAGCAAGTGCAAACGATGTTAAATGAAGCGATTGATTCTTTGAATAAATCGTCAAGTATTAAAGTGGGTAATATTGATCAGGTGATGGTTGGCCTTGCTAAGTCTGATCATTTTGCTATTGCAAGTATTGAGCATGCAAACACAGTCGCCGAACATTCTGAACTGGTTCAATTAAAAACTAATAAAGATGTAAGCCATGAACAATTGGTTGTGCAAACAAGCCAAAAAACAGCTGTTGGCGAACATGTAGAGCACTTGTTATCGCTGATCAAAAAGGCAGCAACGGCGATTACGTAA
- a CDS encoding putative signal transducing protein → MQNINNSSSTDSAFQWVTIYKAENTLEANIIKGLILASGIECKIAGEMLQGAIGEIPFEQTQVSVQVYVIKERHARQILVNYQQVKQSAPDWVCPNCNEHNGSTFDFCWSCETLKND, encoded by the coding sequence TTGCAAAATATTAATAATAGCAGTTCAACAGATAGTGCTTTTCAATGGGTTACAATATACAAAGCTGAAAATACCCTTGAAGCTAATATTATTAAAGGTTTAATACTCGCAAGTGGGATTGAATGTAAAATTGCAGGTGAAATGCTACAAGGAGCTATCGGTGAGATACCATTTGAACAGACACAGGTTAGTGTGCAGGTTTATGTGATAAAAGAGCGCCATGCGCGGCAAATATTGGTAAACTATCAACAAGTAAAACAATCAGCTCCAGACTGGGTATGCCCTAACTGCAATGAGCATAATGGATCAACATTTGATTTTTGTTGGTCGTGTGAGACGTTAAAAAATGACTAA
- the folB gene encoding dihydroneopterin aldolase translates to MDKVFISQLHVDTIIGVYDFEKESKQSLYFDIEMLSDIKPAAANDDINLALDYSKVSERVIEHSTAKPVELLETLVEQLADIILTEFNTPQVTIRVSKPAAVAQARTVGVEITRAKVSN, encoded by the coding sequence ATGGACAAGGTATTTATATCTCAATTGCACGTCGACACCATTATTGGAGTGTACGACTTTGAAAAAGAAAGTAAACAGAGCCTTTATTTTGATATTGAAATGCTTAGTGATATTAAGCCCGCAGCAGCCAATGATGACATTAATTTAGCACTTGATTATTCAAAGGTGAGTGAACGAGTTATTGAACACAGCACCGCTAAGCCTGTTGAATTACTTGAAACGCTAGTGGAGCAGCTAGCAGATATTATTTTGACTGAATTTAATACCCCGCAAGTAACTATTAGAGTGAGTAAGCCCGCAGCTGTAGCACAAGCACGAACGGTTGGTGTTGAAATTACACGCGCTAAGGTAAGTAACTAA
- a CDS encoding DUF2721 domain-containing protein, whose translation MTLTTPGLLFPAISLLLLAYTNRFLVLAQLIRELNAREGESIRPVVVAQITNLRKRINLIRTMQVYGVAAFLLCTLSMFALFIEFNTTGIILFGISLTCLSLSLLTSLFEIYISCDAIEIELQSIENKPLSNRINRNFVK comes from the coding sequence ATGACACTCACAACCCCAGGCCTACTTTTTCCAGCGATATCACTATTATTACTAGCCTATACAAACCGATTTTTAGTGCTAGCGCAATTAATTAGGGAGTTAAATGCCCGTGAAGGCGAATCAATTCGCCCAGTTGTAGTTGCTCAAATTACTAATTTAAGAAAACGGATAAACCTAATAAGAACAATGCAGGTATATGGCGTAGCTGCATTTTTATTGTGCACACTGTCTATGTTCGCTTTGTTTATTGAATTTAATACAACCGGTATTATTTTGTTTGGTATTAGTTTGACCTGCCTAAGCTTGTCACTCTTAACTTCCTTGTTTGAGATCTATATTTCATGCGATGCGATCGAAATAGAATTACAAAGCATTGAGAATAAACCTCTTAGTAATCGTATTAACCGTAATTTTGTTAAGTAA
- a CDS encoding YjaG family protein: MTKANNFQRIRELNYLQKAVLASALIERMLPNYGLFSEATGFGDETLLRSSLNVCWEKILLPKSKIDLEKQVEKIEPNVPELADFDMFGTYPAIDAATSLLSLMHGLMAQDEQEFISVSKISQATVARFIEYQMTVEGEVADNKAVREHPLMQYEIEVLGELIDFVENMGRITSESVKALKKFALEDGQTNIGLAL, encoded by the coding sequence ATGACTAAAGCAAATAATTTTCAGCGCATTAGAGAGCTAAACTATTTACAAAAAGCCGTTTTAGCGAGTGCTTTAATAGAGCGCATGCTACCAAATTACGGTTTATTTAGCGAGGCAACTGGGTTTGGTGATGAAACCTTGTTACGTAGTTCGCTTAATGTTTGTTGGGAAAAAATATTACTGCCTAAAAGTAAAATAGATCTCGAAAAACAAGTTGAAAAAATAGAACCAAATGTTCCTGAACTTGCTGATTTTGATATGTTTGGTACTTACCCTGCAATTGATGCTGCTACCTCTTTACTTAGTTTAATGCATGGTTTAATGGCGCAAGATGAGCAAGAGTTCATTAGTGTGAGTAAAATATCGCAAGCTACCGTTGCGCGCTTTATTGAATATCAAATGACCGTTGAAGGTGAAGTTGCAGATAATAAAGCAGTGAGAGAGCATCCACTAATGCAATACGAAATTGAAGTATTGGGTGAGCTAATTGATTTTGTAGAAAACATGGGGCGTATTACCTCTGAAAGCGTAAAGGCGCTTAAAAAGTTTGCCCTAGAAGATGGCCAAACCAATATTGGCCTAGCGTTATAA
- the folK gene encoding 2-amino-4-hydroxy-6-hydroxymethyldihydropteridine diphosphokinase produces MAQIYISLGSNINKAHYIQCALIALKQHFKNLVHSSVFESEAVGFAGNNFYNSVVAATTDMPLADVCTLLKKIERDNGRTANDKKFSPRTLDLDLLFYDDVISDSPAQLPRDEITKNAFVLQPLSEVAPNFYHPVAKQTIAQLWNAYNNPQQKLWKVEFSNP; encoded by the coding sequence ATGGCGCAGATTTATATCAGCCTTGGGTCAAATATAAATAAAGCGCATTATATTCAATGTGCATTAATCGCACTTAAGCAGCATTTTAAAAACCTCGTGCATTCGTCTGTTTTTGAAAGTGAAGCGGTGGGGTTTGCTGGCAATAATTTTTATAACTCAGTGGTTGCTGCTACAACTGATATGCCCTTGGCCGACGTATGTACTTTACTAAAAAAAATAGAACGAGATAATGGCCGTACCGCAAACGATAAAAAGTTTAGCCCACGAACACTCGATTTAGATTTACTGTTTTATGATGACGTAATTAGCGACTCCCCAGCGCAATTACCTCGTGATGAAATAACTAAAAATGCATTTGTATTGCAGCCACTAAGTGAAGTGGCCCCAAATTTTTACCATCCAGTGGCCAAGCAAACAATTGCCCAGTTATGGAATGCGTATAATAACCCTCAACAAAAACTATGGAAGGTGGAGTTTTCTAACCCATGA
- the tsaD gene encoding tRNA (adenosine(37)-N6)-threonylcarbamoyltransferase complex transferase subunit TsaD has translation MRILGIESSCDETGIAIYDDEKGLLAHQLYSQVKVHADYGGVVPELASRDHVRKTLPLIDAAFAQAGCGPEDLDGIAYTAGPGLVGALLVGTSIGRSLAYGWDIPAVAVHHMEGHLLAPMLEENVPEFPFIALLVSGGHTMMVKVAGIGQYEVLGESVDDAAGEAFDKTAKLLGLDYPGGPRLAKMAEQGVAKRFVFPRPMTDKPGLDFSFSGLKTAASITIRESDDDEQTKADIAHAFQTAVIDTLVIKCKRALKQTGIKRLVIAGGVSANTQLRLQLERVMKGMKGEVFYPRTEFCTDNGAMIAYAGMQRLKAGQFASLDMKTKPRWPIDSLEPI, from the coding sequence GTGCGAATTTTAGGCATTGAGTCGTCGTGTGATGAAACAGGTATTGCGATATATGATGACGAAAAAGGCTTATTAGCTCATCAGCTATACAGTCAAGTAAAAGTACATGCCGATTATGGGGGCGTAGTACCTGAGCTCGCATCGCGCGATCATGTTCGAAAAACGCTACCGCTTATAGACGCAGCTTTTGCGCAAGCGGGTTGTGGTCCCGAAGACTTAGATGGCATCGCCTATACAGCGGGGCCTGGCCTAGTAGGGGCATTATTAGTTGGCACCTCTATTGGTCGCTCGCTTGCATACGGTTGGGATATTCCAGCTGTTGCAGTGCATCATATGGAAGGGCACTTACTCGCCCCAATGCTTGAAGAAAATGTACCAGAGTTCCCGTTTATTGCATTGCTTGTATCGGGCGGTCATACCATGATGGTAAAAGTGGCTGGTATTGGTCAATACGAAGTACTCGGTGAGTCAGTTGATGATGCCGCAGGCGAGGCCTTTGATAAAACGGCTAAGTTACTTGGTCTGGACTATCCAGGTGGTCCGCGCTTAGCTAAAATGGCTGAGCAAGGTGTTGCTAAACGCTTTGTATTTCCTCGGCCAATGACCGATAAACCCGGTCTTGATTTTAGTTTTAGTGGTCTAAAAACGGCCGCCTCTATTACTATTCGTGAAAGTGACGATGACGAGCAGACCAAAGCCGATATAGCTCATGCATTTCAAACCGCAGTTATTGATACCCTTGTTATTAAATGTAAGCGTGCGCTCAAACAAACGGGCATTAAACGTTTAGTAATTGCAGGTGGAGTGAGCGCCAATACGCAGCTTCGACTGCAGCTTGAGCGTGTTATGAAAGGTATGAAAGGTGAGGTGTTTTATCCTCGCACTGAATTTTGTACCGACAATGGTGCTATGATTGCTTATGCAGGTATGCAGCGTTTAAAGGCTGGCCAATTTGCAAGTCTTGATATGAAAACAAAGCCACGTTGGCCAATAGACAGTCTTGAGCCGATTTAA
- the plsY gene encoding glycerol-3-phosphate 1-O-acyltransferase PlsY produces the protein MLAILMFVLAYLLGSISSAILVSRLFKLPDPRTNGSNNPGATNVYRLGGTLPACLVLVFDILKGTIPVWGAYFLELEPLALGLVAVGACLGHMYPVFFSFKGGKAVATAFGSLLPIGLSLAGLLVCTWLVIVAITRYSSLAALVTVSLAPLYTWLIKPLYTLPVVFITLLIIFRHRTNIVRLFSGDEPKVGAKKAPTDENKNI, from the coding sequence GTGTTAGCCATTTTGATGTTTGTTTTAGCTTATTTACTCGGGTCGATTTCATCGGCTATATTAGTGTCACGGCTATTCAAACTTCCTGATCCTCGTACTAACGGTTCTAACAACCCCGGCGCTACAAATGTTTACCGACTAGGCGGAACATTGCCCGCATGCCTTGTTTTGGTTTTTGATATTTTAAAAGGCACTATTCCGGTTTGGGGGGCTTACTTTTTAGAGCTGGAACCTTTAGCGCTTGGGTTAGTCGCCGTAGGTGCTTGTTTAGGACATATGTACCCTGTATTTTTTAGCTTTAAGGGCGGTAAAGCTGTAGCAACTGCGTTCGGTTCATTATTGCCTATTGGCTTATCACTAGCTGGTTTGCTGGTATGTACTTGGCTTGTTATTGTTGCAATAACACGTTATTCATCACTTGCCGCATTAGTTACCGTATCGCTAGCCCCTCTTTACACTTGGTTAATAAAACCTCTTTATACGCTTCCAGTTGTATTTATAACGCTATTAATTATTTTTCGTCATCGCACTAATATTGTTCGTTTATTTAGTGGTGATGAACCAAAGGTGGGCGCTAAAAAAGCACCCACTGATGAAAACAAAAATATCTAA